In Maridesulfovibrio sp., the following proteins share a genomic window:
- a CDS encoding TlpA disulfide reductase family protein → MKILNILSVLLVLFVLLVAGCKKAETAEGVETINAQGVQDIITKNKGKVVLVNFWATWCPPCRAEIPELIELRNKFSDDELVMIGVAVDQDSDVVDEFMLNDAKFNYQVYFAADDIGSSFRIQSIPRTMVYGPGGERVFDKEGSYPGEMFERYIKKLLKDR, encoded by the coding sequence ATGAAAATATTGAATATATTAAGTGTGTTGCTTGTTCTGTTTGTGCTTCTTGTGGCAGGCTGCAAGAAAGCTGAAACTGCAGAAGGTGTTGAAACTATCAATGCTCAGGGCGTTCAGGACATTATCACTAAGAACAAAGGCAAGGTTGTACTTGTCAATTTCTGGGCTACATGGTGTCCGCCATGCCGCGCGGAAATTCCTGAACTTATTGAACTGCGCAATAAATTTTCTGATGATGAGCTGGTAATGATTGGAGTGGCCGTGGATCAGGACAGTGATGTGGTTGATGAATTTATGCTTAATGATGCAAAATTCAATTATCAGGTCTATTTTGCTGCTGATGATATCGGATCTTCATTCAGAATCCAGTCTATCCCCAGGACCATGGTTTATGGCCCGGGCGGGGAGCGTGTTTTCGATAAGGAAGGCAGCTATCCCGGTGAGATGTTTGAAAGATATATTAAGAAGTTATTGAAGGACCGATAA
- the hpt gene encoding hypoxanthine phosphoribosyltransferase — MGHCLKEVFSKEIIAERIEELGKEISETYGKEPLVCVCVLKGAYLFFADITRALSSDPEIDFVRLSSYGAGTSRTGNMNFSKDLEVSIADKHVLIVEDIVDTGHSVEFLKHVFAKRNPLSVKTCSLIDKRERREIDLEVEFPGFILESGFLVGYGMDYAEKYRYLSAVYELENA, encoded by the coding sequence ATGGGCCATTGCCTTAAAGAAGTTTTTTCTAAAGAAATAATTGCGGAAAGAATTGAAGAACTAGGTAAAGAGATTTCAGAAACTTACGGTAAGGAACCTCTGGTTTGCGTGTGTGTCCTTAAAGGGGCTTACCTCTTTTTTGCTGATATCACCCGTGCACTGTCTTCTGACCCTGAAATAGATTTTGTGCGCCTTTCCAGTTACGGTGCAGGTACAAGCAGAACAGGAAATATGAATTTTTCCAAGGATCTGGAAGTTTCTATAGCTGATAAGCATGTGCTGATTGTCGAAGATATCGTTGATACCGGACACTCTGTTGAATTCCTGAAGCATGTTTTTGCGAAACGTAACCCGTTGAGTGTGAAAACCTGTTCTTTGATTGATAAAAGAGAACGTCGGGAAATTGATCTGGAAGTCGAATTTCCCGGATTTATACTCGAGAGTGGCTTTCTTGTTGGATACGGAATGGACTATGCTGAAAAATACAGGTATTTAAGTGCAGTGTATGAACTCGAGAATGCCTGA
- a CDS encoding N-acetyltransferase, with protein MATIRKAMMGDVKHIHTIIKESTQNAMVLPRPLSSIYSHLRDFFVAESNDGKIVGCCALAISWDCLAEVRSLVVVPEARGANLGAEMVGACIQEARELGICDVFVLTNIEKFFAKLGFEETDKNALPQKIWADCINCPQFPDCDEIPMNMKLK; from the coding sequence ATGGCGACAATAAGAAAGGCGATGATGGGTGATGTTAAGCATATCCACACCATCATCAAAGAAAGTACACAGAACGCTATGGTTTTGCCACGTCCATTGAGTTCCATATACAGCCACTTGCGTGATTTTTTTGTGGCGGAGTCTAATGACGGCAAAATTGTTGGCTGTTGTGCACTTGCCATAAGCTGGGATTGTCTGGCAGAAGTCCGGTCTCTGGTTGTTGTGCCTGAAGCACGGGGGGCCAATCTCGGAGCGGAGATGGTGGGTGCCTGTATTCAGGAAGCGCGTGAACTTGGTATTTGCGACGTGTTTGTTTTGACTAATATTGAGAAGTTCTTTGCAAAGCTCGGTTTTGAGGAGACTGATAAAAATGCGCTGCCCCAGAAAATATGGGCGGACTGTATCAATTGTCCCCAGTTTCCGGATTGTGATGAAATTCCAATGAATATGAAACTGAAATAA